One Vespa velutina chromosome 12, iVesVel2.1, whole genome shotgun sequence DNA window includes the following coding sequences:
- the LOC124953478 gene encoding uncharacterized protein LOC124953478 isoform X9, with amino-acid sequence MDPALPSPSSSAHITRTNQESWTDEEDMFLFILIKNRFEIINPTSSAETKAELWIEVEERLNKKYKKKRDINCVKERWEKLKSLAKLDVYTFLSKIKKKLPRNTSYRPSNFNLQIWKLLKPHKIKEGESDDTNEYTKYISSFEFPDEINTLLDNLIRMSDIVFDPNFSSSSSSNISERSRSLSPPRTMSPVVYTSYRSRSVQPAVNSYITYEDLTLLSDEENEARRISRMETRRSLLSDLRSLSIDQVPERLLTMNTSWESNLRNVSSFYPNDRWVRLIKSGLRREDPTGATDEKEMYRPETSRTEPSRTAPSSSQQPRAEPSSIEPSGAGPSRTESSRTEPSRTESSRTEPSRIEPSRIEPSNIEPSKAESSRAEPSRTEPSRAEPMRVKLVKAKAIELSSHDDASAHLKEFNIGTSDDSNEERSLQRAKCAELKIEPHRSTDQLSSSNITWVVLRESHIAMVDNPNEERGAHSQPRIEPTDQSNNQLSSSNITWVVLKESHVTTVDDPNEERGAQSQPRTEPTNQSNRQWFYSNEKWIQLKESNVAPMDDGGEKQASPILLENEPVYRSDARFFSTSNKTKESDIRMRDDNETRQIQRTHWNESNQQFANNKVRSVYPGERWIRLRETDRSTSDDSGEERRIRAIQRNELLFQSDVKPFQPSDNWIELSETDVRTGDSSESNEHIREVRGTFRIDPSSYTNAQRTDKCVKYKESIVKTSDDSSEEKTTSTASRTESIYYSDDSCVSEAWLTIRAPDGSIEAIPMDSAHIVTEKVQRVPKKNLSTRTTVQPYYPESWLRIKESLIREKKESRRSLSSPPHVQSYHPVPQPRTRKSIIREPDVFMKPADSDIRPAPRVLPRLSRDSPARTIDSDIEVRPGPSSARKLVSPPSVQPYYPDSWIRIRESPARNRGIRRTESEIEVKPARRLLPNLPDVQSYYPESWTRMMEPSIRERNIRSSINESEIRSSPRNLSTQHRVLFSDKQVRIREPDIRERSPMRQTSSSTDSRSSTRAEAGRHDVRFNRRRETDIREDDHYVRTDYRSQQFTEQIFAEEEHLRRLNILRAQETEMFLLETELLENQIHIQRMESNLETIQMRKRVALSEYKMAELKEMMVEMNISDYKSQARMTGDPGSGANRGTGGAGSIRAAGGAFGQMEIAHEEQFFYNQQREQIRKLREGIRDEIAFHEEQIRRHQEAIERHNARMTEIHNPPEEQ; translated from the exons ATGGATCCAGCGTTACCGTCGCCATCATCATCAGCACATATTACACGAACGAACCAAGAATCTTGGACGGATGAAGAGGATATGTTTTTATTCATCCTTATAAAGAATCGTTTCGAAATAATCAACCCTACATCCAGTGCAGAAACGAAGGCAGAATTATGGATAGAAGTGGAAGAacgtttaaacaaaaaatacaaaaaaaagagagacataaaTTGCGTTAAGGAACGTTGGGAAAAGTTGAAGAGTTTGGCAAAACTCGATGTTTATACGTTCCTATCGAAG ATCAAAAAAAAGTTACCACGTAACACGAGCTATCGTCCATCGAATTTCAATCTGCAAATTTGGAAATTGTTAAAGCCCCATAAAATAAAGGAGGGGGAGTCCGATGATACGAACGAGTATACCAAATACATATCCAGTTTCGAATTTCCCGATGAGATTAATACATTATTGGACAATTTAATAAGAATGAGCGATATCGTGTTCGATCCAAATTTTTCTAGTTCGTCTTCCTCCAATATATCAGAAAGAAGTCGTAGCCTAAGTCCTCCAAGAACGATGTCCCCTGTAGTTTATACATCGTATAGATCTAGATCGGTCCAACCTGCGGTCAATAGTTATATCACATACGAAGATTTGACACTATTATCCGATGAAGAAAACGAAGCACGTAGAATTTCGAGAATGGAAACAAGAAGATCACTGTTATCAGATCTAAGATCATTGTCGATCGATCAAGTACCAGAAAGATTATTAACAATGAATACATCATGGGAGTCAAATCTACGTAATG tatcatCGTTTTATCCCAACGATAGATGggtaagattaataaaatctgGTCTAAGGAGAGAAGATCCTACAGGAGCGaccgatgaaaaagaaatgtatcgACCAGAGACATCGAGGACCGAACCATCGAGGACTGCACCATCGAGCAGCCAACAACCGAGGGCCGAACCATCGAGTATCGAACCATCAGGGGCCGGACCATCGAGAACCGAATCATCAAGGACCGAACCTTCGAGGACGGAATCATCGAGGACTGAACCATCGAGAATCGAACCATCGAGAATCGAACCATCGAATATCGAACCATCGAAAGCTGAATCATCAAGGGCCGAACCATCGAGGACCGAACCATCGAGGGCCGAACCAATGAGGGTCAAACTAGTAAAGGCCAAAGCAATCGAACTTTCTTCACatgatg ATGCATCGGCTCACctgaaagaatttaatataggAACGTctgacgatagtaacgaagAAAGATCACTCCAGAGAGCAAAGTGTGCCGAATTAAAAATCGAACCACATCGATCTactg atcAACTGTCTAGTTCCAACATTACGTGGGTTGTATTAAGAGAATCTCATATAGCAATGGTTGATAATCCTAATGAAGAAAGAGGGGCGCATTCGCAACCTAGGATCGAACCAACTGATCAatctaata atCAACTGTCTAGTTCCAACATTACGTGGGTTGTATTAAAAGAATCTCATGTGACAACGGTTGATGATCCtaatgaagaaagaggagCGCAATCGCAACCGAGAACCGAACCAACTAATCAatctaata gaCAATGGTTTTATTCAAACGAGAAATGGATACAATTAAAAGAATCCAATGTAGCACCGATGGATGATGGTGGCGAAAAACAAGCATCGCCAATATTATTAGAGAACGAACCAGTTTATCGATctgatg CACGATTCTTTTCAACTAgcaataaaacgaaagaatctGATATAAGAATGAGAGATGACAACGAAACAAGACAAATACAAAGAACACATTGGAACGAATCAAATCAACAATTtgctaataata aagtaCGATCAGTTTATCCCGGCGAAAGATGGATTAGATTAAGAGAAACTGATAGATCAACGAGCGATGATAgtggagaagaaagaagaatccgCGCCATACAGAGGAACGAACTATTATTTCAATCTgatg taaaaccGTTTCAACCATCCGATAACTGGATTGAATTAAGTGAAACCGATGTAAGGACAGGGGATTCTTCAGAATCGAACGAACATATCAGAGAAGTAAGAGGAACATTCAGAATCGACCCATCCTCGTATactaatg caCAACGCACCGATAAATgtgttaaatataaagaatctATTGTAAAAACGAGCGACGATAGTTCCGAAGAGAAAACAACGTCCACAGCATCAAGAACAGAATCAATTTATTACTCTGATG attCATGCGTTTCCGAAGCATGGCTTACAATAAGAGCACCCGATGGATCGATAGAAGCAATTCCTATGGATTCGGCCCATATTGTAACTGAAAAAGTTCAAAGAGtaccaaagaaaaatttatctacTCGAACTActg tacAACCGTATTACCCTGAATCATGGCTTAGGATAAAAGAATCTCttataagggaaaaaaaagaatcaagaaGGTCCTTATCAAGCCCACCtcatg TACAATCGTATCACCCGGTACCACAGCCTAGAACAAGAAAGTCTATTATAAGGGAACCAGATGTATTTATGAAACCGGCCGATAGTGATATTAGACCAGCACCAAGGGTTTTACCAAGGTTATCTcgtg ATTCTCCTGCGAGAACAATCGATAGTGATATAGAAGTAAGACCAGGACCTTCATCAGCAAGAAAATTAGTGAGCCCACCtagtg TACAACCGTACTATCCGGATTCGTGGATTAGAATAAGAGAATCTCCTGCTAGGAATAGAGGAATTAGAAGGACCGAAAGTGAAATCGAAGTAAAACCAGCACGAAGGCTCTTACCAAACCTACctgatg taCAATCATATTATCCGGAATCGTGGACTAGAATGATGGAACCttctataagagaaagaaatataagatcGTCTATAAATGAATCCGAAATAAGATCATCGCCGCGGAACTTATCAACTCAACATcgtg tacTTTTCTCGGATAAACAAGTTAGAATAAGAGAACCTGATATAAGGGAAAGATCACCTATGAGACAAACTAGTAGTTCTACTGACTCAAGATCATCGACGAGGGCCGAAGCAGGCCGACatgatg tacGTTTCAATAGAAGAAGGGAGACCGATATAAGAGAAGATGATCATTATGTAAGAACAGATTATCGTTCGCAACAATTCACGGAACAAATTTTCGCCGAGGAAGAACATTTAAgaagattaaatatattgagaGCCCAGGAGAccgaaatgtttttattagaAACCGAACTTCTAGAAAATCAAATTCATATTCAACGAATGGAAAGCAATCTCGAAACGATACAAATGCGAAAACGAGTTGCTTTGAGCGAATATAAAATGGCGGAACTGAAGGAGATGATGGTCGAGATGAATATATCAGATTACAAAAG TCAAGCAAGAATGACTGGCGACCCTGGTTCTGGTGCAAACAGAGGCACTGGCGGTGCTGGTTCTATCCGAGCAGCAGGAGGGGCTTTTGGACAAATGGAAATTGCTCATGAAGaacaattcttttataatcag CAAAGGGAACAGATAAGAAAGCTGAGAGAAGGTATTCGCGACGAAATTGCTTTCCATGAGGAACAAATCCGCCGTCATCAAGAAGCTATTGAACGTCATAATGCAAGAATGACTGAAATACATAATCCTCCTGaagaacaataa
- the LOC124953478 gene encoding uncharacterized protein LOC124953478 isoform X12 — translation MDPALPSPSSSAHITRTNQESWTDEEDMFLFILIKNRFEIINPTSSAETKAELWIEVEERLNKKYKKKRDINCVKERWEKLKSLAKLDVYTFLSKIKKKLPRNTSYRPSNFNLQIWKLLKPHKIKEGESDDTNEYTKYISSFEFPDEINTLLDNLIRMSDIVFDPNFSSSSSSNISERSRSLSPPRTMSPVVYTSYRSRSVQPAVNSYITYEDLTLLSDEENEARRISRMETRRSLLSDLRSLSIDQVPERLLTMNTSWESNLRNVSSFYPNDRWVRLIKSGLRREDPTGATDEKEMYRPETSRTEPSRTAPSSSQQPRAEPSSIEPSGAGPSRTESSRTEPSRTESSRTEPSRIEPSRIEPSNIEPSKAESSRAEPSRTEPSRAEPMRVKLVKAKAIELSSHDDASAHLKEFNIGTSDDSNEERSLQRAKCAELKIEPHRSTGQWFYSNEKWIQLKESNVAPMDDGGEKQASPILLENEPVYRSDARFFSTSNKTKESDIRMRDDNETRQIQRTHWNESNQQFANNKVRSVYPGERWIRLRETDRSTSDDSGEERRIRAIQRNELLFQSDVAVFHSPNKRIKLRDLEEQDSSILKDNVRERKTSQELKIHPALLSGVKPFQPSDNWIELSETDVRTGDSSESNEHIREVRGTFRIDPSSYTNAQRTDKCVKYKESIVKTSDDSSEEKTTSTASRTESIYYSDDSCVSEAWLTIRAPDGSIEAIPMDSAHIVTEKVQRVPKKNLSTRTTVQPYYPESWLRIKESLIREKKESRRSLSSPPHVQSYHPVPQPRTRKSIIREPDVFMKPADSDIRPAPRVLPRLSRDSPARTIDSDIEVRPGPSSARKLVSPPSVQPYYPDSWIRIRESPARNRGIRRTESEIEVKPARRLLPNLPDVQSYYPESWTRMMEPSIRERNIRSSINESEIRSSPRNLSTQHRVLFSDKQVRIREPDIRERSPMRQTSSSTDSRSSTRAEAGRHDVRFNRRRETDIREDDHYVRTDYRSQQFTEQIFAEEEHLRRLNILRAQETEMFLLETELLENQIHIQRMESNLETIQMRKRVALSEYKMAELKEMMVEMNISDYKSQARMTGDPGSGANRGTGGAGSIRAAGGAFGQMEIAHEEQFFYNQQREQIRKLREGIRDEIAFHEEQIRRHQEAIERHNARMTEIHNPPEEQ, via the exons ATGGATCCAGCGTTACCGTCGCCATCATCATCAGCACATATTACACGAACGAACCAAGAATCTTGGACGGATGAAGAGGATATGTTTTTATTCATCCTTATAAAGAATCGTTTCGAAATAATCAACCCTACATCCAGTGCAGAAACGAAGGCAGAATTATGGATAGAAGTGGAAGAacgtttaaacaaaaaatacaaaaaaaagagagacataaaTTGCGTTAAGGAACGTTGGGAAAAGTTGAAGAGTTTGGCAAAACTCGATGTTTATACGTTCCTATCGAAG ATCAAAAAAAAGTTACCACGTAACACGAGCTATCGTCCATCGAATTTCAATCTGCAAATTTGGAAATTGTTAAAGCCCCATAAAATAAAGGAGGGGGAGTCCGATGATACGAACGAGTATACCAAATACATATCCAGTTTCGAATTTCCCGATGAGATTAATACATTATTGGACAATTTAATAAGAATGAGCGATATCGTGTTCGATCCAAATTTTTCTAGTTCGTCTTCCTCCAATATATCAGAAAGAAGTCGTAGCCTAAGTCCTCCAAGAACGATGTCCCCTGTAGTTTATACATCGTATAGATCTAGATCGGTCCAACCTGCGGTCAATAGTTATATCACATACGAAGATTTGACACTATTATCCGATGAAGAAAACGAAGCACGTAGAATTTCGAGAATGGAAACAAGAAGATCACTGTTATCAGATCTAAGATCATTGTCGATCGATCAAGTACCAGAAAGATTATTAACAATGAATACATCATGGGAGTCAAATCTACGTAATG tatcatCGTTTTATCCCAACGATAGATGggtaagattaataaaatctgGTCTAAGGAGAGAAGATCCTACAGGAGCGaccgatgaaaaagaaatgtatcgACCAGAGACATCGAGGACCGAACCATCGAGGACTGCACCATCGAGCAGCCAACAACCGAGGGCCGAACCATCGAGTATCGAACCATCAGGGGCCGGACCATCGAGAACCGAATCATCAAGGACCGAACCTTCGAGGACGGAATCATCGAGGACTGAACCATCGAGAATCGAACCATCGAGAATCGAACCATCGAATATCGAACCATCGAAAGCTGAATCATCAAGGGCCGAACCATCGAGGACCGAACCATCGAGGGCCGAACCAATGAGGGTCAAACTAGTAAAGGCCAAAGCAATCGAACTTTCTTCACatgatg ATGCATCGGCTCACctgaaagaatttaatataggAACGTctgacgatagtaacgaagAAAGATCACTCCAGAGAGCAAAGTGTGCCGAATTAAAAATCGAACCACATCGATCTactg gaCAATGGTTTTATTCAAACGAGAAATGGATACAATTAAAAGAATCCAATGTAGCACCGATGGATGATGGTGGCGAAAAACAAGCATCGCCAATATTATTAGAGAACGAACCAGTTTATCGATctgatg CACGATTCTTTTCAACTAgcaataaaacgaaagaatctGATATAAGAATGAGAGATGACAACGAAACAAGACAAATACAAAGAACACATTGGAACGAATCAAATCAACAATTtgctaataata aagtaCGATCAGTTTATCCCGGCGAAAGATGGATTAGATTAAGAGAAACTGATAGATCAACGAGCGATGATAgtggagaagaaagaagaatccgCGCCATACAGAGGAACGAACTATTATTTCAATCTgatg TAGCAGTGTTCCATTCCCCCAATAAACGGATTAAATTAAGAGATTTAGAAGAACAAGATTCATCAATATTGAAGGAtaatgtaagagaaagaaaaacatcacAAGAATTGAAAATTCATCCAGCCCTGCTTAGTggtg taaaaccGTTTCAACCATCCGATAACTGGATTGAATTAAGTGAAACCGATGTAAGGACAGGGGATTCTTCAGAATCGAACGAACATATCAGAGAAGTAAGAGGAACATTCAGAATCGACCCATCCTCGTATactaatg caCAACGCACCGATAAATgtgttaaatataaagaatctATTGTAAAAACGAGCGACGATAGTTCCGAAGAGAAAACAACGTCCACAGCATCAAGAACAGAATCAATTTATTACTCTGATG attCATGCGTTTCCGAAGCATGGCTTACAATAAGAGCACCCGATGGATCGATAGAAGCAATTCCTATGGATTCGGCCCATATTGTAACTGAAAAAGTTCAAAGAGtaccaaagaaaaatttatctacTCGAACTActg tacAACCGTATTACCCTGAATCATGGCTTAGGATAAAAGAATCTCttataagggaaaaaaaagaatcaagaaGGTCCTTATCAAGCCCACCtcatg TACAATCGTATCACCCGGTACCACAGCCTAGAACAAGAAAGTCTATTATAAGGGAACCAGATGTATTTATGAAACCGGCCGATAGTGATATTAGACCAGCACCAAGGGTTTTACCAAGGTTATCTcgtg ATTCTCCTGCGAGAACAATCGATAGTGATATAGAAGTAAGACCAGGACCTTCATCAGCAAGAAAATTAGTGAGCCCACCtagtg TACAACCGTACTATCCGGATTCGTGGATTAGAATAAGAGAATCTCCTGCTAGGAATAGAGGAATTAGAAGGACCGAAAGTGAAATCGAAGTAAAACCAGCACGAAGGCTCTTACCAAACCTACctgatg taCAATCATATTATCCGGAATCGTGGACTAGAATGATGGAACCttctataagagaaagaaatataagatcGTCTATAAATGAATCCGAAATAAGATCATCGCCGCGGAACTTATCAACTCAACATcgtg tacTTTTCTCGGATAAACAAGTTAGAATAAGAGAACCTGATATAAGGGAAAGATCACCTATGAGACAAACTAGTAGTTCTACTGACTCAAGATCATCGACGAGGGCCGAAGCAGGCCGACatgatg tacGTTTCAATAGAAGAAGGGAGACCGATATAAGAGAAGATGATCATTATGTAAGAACAGATTATCGTTCGCAACAATTCACGGAACAAATTTTCGCCGAGGAAGAACATTTAAgaagattaaatatattgagaGCCCAGGAGAccgaaatgtttttattagaAACCGAACTTCTAGAAAATCAAATTCATATTCAACGAATGGAAAGCAATCTCGAAACGATACAAATGCGAAAACGAGTTGCTTTGAGCGAATATAAAATGGCGGAACTGAAGGAGATGATGGTCGAGATGAATATATCAGATTACAAAAG TCAAGCAAGAATGACTGGCGACCCTGGTTCTGGTGCAAACAGAGGCACTGGCGGTGCTGGTTCTATCCGAGCAGCAGGAGGGGCTTTTGGACAAATGGAAATTGCTCATGAAGaacaattcttttataatcag CAAAGGGAACAGATAAGAAAGCTGAGAGAAGGTATTCGCGACGAAATTGCTTTCCATGAGGAACAAATCCGCCGTCATCAAGAAGCTATTGAACGTCATAATGCAAGAATGACTGAAATACATAATCCTCCTGaagaacaataa
- the LOC124953478 gene encoding uncharacterized protein LOC124953478 isoform X1, protein MDPALPSPSSSAHITRTNQESWTDEEDMFLFILIKNRFEIINPTSSAETKAELWIEVEERLNKKYKKKRDINCVKERWEKLKSLAKLDVYTFLSKIKKKLPRNTSYRPSNFNLQIWKLLKPHKIKEGESDDTNEYTKYISSFEFPDEINTLLDNLIRMSDIVFDPNFSSSSSSNISERSRSLSPPRTMSPVVYTSYRSRSVQPAVNSYITYEDLTLLSDEENEARRISRMETRRSLLSDLRSLSIDQVPERLLTMNTSWESNLRNVSSFYPNDRWVRLIKSGLRREDPTGATDEKEMYRPETSRTEPSRTAPSSSQQPRAEPSSIEPSGAGPSRTESSRTEPSRTESSRTEPSRIEPSRIEPSNIEPSKAESSRAEPSRTEPSRAEPMRVKLVKAKAIELSSHDDASAHLKEFNIGTSDDSNEERSLQRAKCAELKIEPHRSTDQLSSSNITWVVLRESHIAMVDNPNEERGAHSQPRIEPTDQSNNQLSSSNITWVVLKESHVTTVDDPNEERGAQSQPRTEPTNQSNRQWFYSNEKWIQLKESNVAPMDDGGEKQASPILLENEPVYRSDARFFSTSNKTKESDIRMRDDNETRQIQRTHWNESNQQFANNKVRSVYPGERWIRLRETDRSTSDDSGEERRIRAIQRNELLFQSDVAVFHSPNKRIKLRDLEEQDSSILKDNVRERKTSQELKIHPALLSGVKPFQPSDNWIELSETDVRTGDSSESNEHIREVRGTFRIDPSSYTNAQRTDKCVKYKESIVKTSDDSSEEKTTSTASRTESIYYSDDSCVSEAWLTIRAPDGSIEAIPMDSAHIVTEKVQRVPKKNLSTRTTVQPYYPESWLRIKESLIREKKESRRSLSSPPHVQSYHPVPQPRTRKSIIREPDVFMKPADSDIRPAPRVLPRLSRDSPARTIDSDIEVRPGPSSARKLVSPPSVQPYYPDSWIRIRESPARNRGIRRTESEIEVKPARRLLPNLPDVQSYYPESWTRMMEPSIRERNIRSSINESEIRSSPRNLSTQHRVLFSDKQVRIREPDIRERSPMRQTSSSTDSRSSTRAEAGRHDVRFNRRRETDIREDDHYVRTDYRSQQFTEQIFAEEEHLRRLNILRAQETEMFLLETELLENQIHIQRMESNLETIQMRKRVALSEYKMAELKEMMVEMNISDYKSQARMTGDPGSGANRGTGGAGSIRAAGGAFGQMEIAHEEQFFYNQQREQIRKLREGIRDEIAFHEEQIRRHQEAIERHNARMTEIHNPPEEQ, encoded by the exons ATGGATCCAGCGTTACCGTCGCCATCATCATCAGCACATATTACACGAACGAACCAAGAATCTTGGACGGATGAAGAGGATATGTTTTTATTCATCCTTATAAAGAATCGTTTCGAAATAATCAACCCTACATCCAGTGCAGAAACGAAGGCAGAATTATGGATAGAAGTGGAAGAacgtttaaacaaaaaatacaaaaaaaagagagacataaaTTGCGTTAAGGAACGTTGGGAAAAGTTGAAGAGTTTGGCAAAACTCGATGTTTATACGTTCCTATCGAAG ATCAAAAAAAAGTTACCACGTAACACGAGCTATCGTCCATCGAATTTCAATCTGCAAATTTGGAAATTGTTAAAGCCCCATAAAATAAAGGAGGGGGAGTCCGATGATACGAACGAGTATACCAAATACATATCCAGTTTCGAATTTCCCGATGAGATTAATACATTATTGGACAATTTAATAAGAATGAGCGATATCGTGTTCGATCCAAATTTTTCTAGTTCGTCTTCCTCCAATATATCAGAAAGAAGTCGTAGCCTAAGTCCTCCAAGAACGATGTCCCCTGTAGTTTATACATCGTATAGATCTAGATCGGTCCAACCTGCGGTCAATAGTTATATCACATACGAAGATTTGACACTATTATCCGATGAAGAAAACGAAGCACGTAGAATTTCGAGAATGGAAACAAGAAGATCACTGTTATCAGATCTAAGATCATTGTCGATCGATCAAGTACCAGAAAGATTATTAACAATGAATACATCATGGGAGTCAAATCTACGTAATG tatcatCGTTTTATCCCAACGATAGATGggtaagattaataaaatctgGTCTAAGGAGAGAAGATCCTACAGGAGCGaccgatgaaaaagaaatgtatcgACCAGAGACATCGAGGACCGAACCATCGAGGACTGCACCATCGAGCAGCCAACAACCGAGGGCCGAACCATCGAGTATCGAACCATCAGGGGCCGGACCATCGAGAACCGAATCATCAAGGACCGAACCTTCGAGGACGGAATCATCGAGGACTGAACCATCGAGAATCGAACCATCGAGAATCGAACCATCGAATATCGAACCATCGAAAGCTGAATCATCAAGGGCCGAACCATCGAGGACCGAACCATCGAGGGCCGAACCAATGAGGGTCAAACTAGTAAAGGCCAAAGCAATCGAACTTTCTTCACatgatg ATGCATCGGCTCACctgaaagaatttaatataggAACGTctgacgatagtaacgaagAAAGATCACTCCAGAGAGCAAAGTGTGCCGAATTAAAAATCGAACCACATCGATCTactg atcAACTGTCTAGTTCCAACATTACGTGGGTTGTATTAAGAGAATCTCATATAGCAATGGTTGATAATCCTAATGAAGAAAGAGGGGCGCATTCGCAACCTAGGATCGAACCAACTGATCAatctaata atCAACTGTCTAGTTCCAACATTACGTGGGTTGTATTAAAAGAATCTCATGTGACAACGGTTGATGATCCtaatgaagaaagaggagCGCAATCGCAACCGAGAACCGAACCAACTAATCAatctaata gaCAATGGTTTTATTCAAACGAGAAATGGATACAATTAAAAGAATCCAATGTAGCACCGATGGATGATGGTGGCGAAAAACAAGCATCGCCAATATTATTAGAGAACGAACCAGTTTATCGATctgatg CACGATTCTTTTCAACTAgcaataaaacgaaagaatctGATATAAGAATGAGAGATGACAACGAAACAAGACAAATACAAAGAACACATTGGAACGAATCAAATCAACAATTtgctaataata aagtaCGATCAGTTTATCCCGGCGAAAGATGGATTAGATTAAGAGAAACTGATAGATCAACGAGCGATGATAgtggagaagaaagaagaatccgCGCCATACAGAGGAACGAACTATTATTTCAATCTgatg TAGCAGTGTTCCATTCCCCCAATAAACGGATTAAATTAAGAGATTTAGAAGAACAAGATTCATCAATATTGAAGGAtaatgtaagagaaagaaaaacatcacAAGAATTGAAAATTCATCCAGCCCTGCTTAGTggtg taaaaccGTTTCAACCATCCGATAACTGGATTGAATTAAGTGAAACCGATGTAAGGACAGGGGATTCTTCAGAATCGAACGAACATATCAGAGAAGTAAGAGGAACATTCAGAATCGACCCATCCTCGTATactaatg caCAACGCACCGATAAATgtgttaaatataaagaatctATTGTAAAAACGAGCGACGATAGTTCCGAAGAGAAAACAACGTCCACAGCATCAAGAACAGAATCAATTTATTACTCTGATG attCATGCGTTTCCGAAGCATGGCTTACAATAAGAGCACCCGATGGATCGATAGAAGCAATTCCTATGGATTCGGCCCATATTGTAACTGAAAAAGTTCAAAGAGtaccaaagaaaaatttatctacTCGAACTActg tacAACCGTATTACCCTGAATCATGGCTTAGGATAAAAGAATCTCttataagggaaaaaaaagaatcaagaaGGTCCTTATCAAGCCCACCtcatg TACAATCGTATCACCCGGTACCACAGCCTAGAACAAGAAAGTCTATTATAAGGGAACCAGATGTATTTATGAAACCGGCCGATAGTGATATTAGACCAGCACCAAGGGTTTTACCAAGGTTATCTcgtg ATTCTCCTGCGAGAACAATCGATAGTGATATAGAAGTAAGACCAGGACCTTCATCAGCAAGAAAATTAGTGAGCCCACCtagtg TACAACCGTACTATCCGGATTCGTGGATTAGAATAAGAGAATCTCCTGCTAGGAATAGAGGAATTAGAAGGACCGAAAGTGAAATCGAAGTAAAACCAGCACGAAGGCTCTTACCAAACCTACctgatg taCAATCATATTATCCGGAATCGTGGACTAGAATGATGGAACCttctataagagaaagaaatataagatcGTCTATAAATGAATCCGAAATAAGATCATCGCCGCGGAACTTATCAACTCAACATcgtg tacTTTTCTCGGATAAACAAGTTAGAATAAGAGAACCTGATATAAGGGAAAGATCACCTATGAGACAAACTAGTAGTTCTACTGACTCAAGATCATCGACGAGGGCCGAAGCAGGCCGACatgatg tacGTTTCAATAGAAGAAGGGAGACCGATATAAGAGAAGATGATCATTATGTAAGAACAGATTATCGTTCGCAACAATTCACGGAACAAATTTTCGCCGAGGAAGAACATTTAAgaagattaaatatattgagaGCCCAGGAGAccgaaatgtttttattagaAACCGAACTTCTAGAAAATCAAATTCATATTCAACGAATGGAAAGCAATCTCGAAACGATACAAATGCGAAAACGAGTTGCTTTGAGCGAATATAAAATGGCGGAACTGAAGGAGATGATGGTCGAGATGAATATATCAGATTACAAAAG TCAAGCAAGAATGACTGGCGACCCTGGTTCTGGTGCAAACAGAGGCACTGGCGGTGCTGGTTCTATCCGAGCAGCAGGAGGGGCTTTTGGACAAATGGAAATTGCTCATGAAGaacaattcttttataatcag CAAAGGGAACAGATAAGAAAGCTGAGAGAAGGTATTCGCGACGAAATTGCTTTCCATGAGGAACAAATCCGCCGTCATCAAGAAGCTATTGAACGTCATAATGCAAGAATGACTGAAATACATAATCCTCCTGaagaacaataa